In Acidaminococcus fermentans DSM 20731, one genomic interval encodes:
- a CDS encoding NAD(P)/FAD-dependent oxidoreductase, with translation MTKQAVIIGAGPAGLTAAYELLRTTSIHPLLLEADTQVGGLSRTVNFSGNRMDIGGHRFFTKNTRVQALWDQLMPHASAPALDDRLLHRSCTLVPQGADPEQADRVFLDRQRVSRILYRHRFFDYPVSLNRTTIRNLGLGTMAEIGCSYLASCLHKRPEHTLEDFMVNRFGEKLYQTFFAGYTEKVWGRSPKNLSADWGSQRIKGISIGAVLKDLFQRTFHIQPKSVQTSLIERFAYPKLGPGQFYETLRDEVIRLGGEIRMGATVTGFTSGPGKTLSAVQYRDQQGNLHQVPGDIVLSTMPVKDLAAGLPQDWLSPKARETAATLPYRDFMTAGLLVDRLELKNETDHPTLNHIVPDCWIYVQEPEVKLGRLQIFNNWSPYLVRDPLHTLWIGLEYFCQEGDALWSMTDEDFLAFAAKELETIQVIRPGAVQEGHVVRMKKAYPAYYGSYRDFPRLRQELDTIPNLYCMGRNGQHRYNNMDHSMLSALTAVDLIRQGETNKTALWQVNTEQEYQETETQGGQNHEK, from the coding sequence TAATCATCGGGGCCGGGCCCGCAGGGCTTACGGCTGCCTATGAACTTCTGCGCACCACTTCCATCCATCCTCTCCTTCTGGAGGCTGATACCCAGGTAGGCGGTCTTTCCCGCACCGTCAACTTTTCCGGCAACCGGATGGACATCGGGGGCCACCGGTTCTTTACCAAAAACACTCGGGTCCAGGCCCTTTGGGACCAGCTGATGCCCCATGCCTCCGCCCCGGCCCTGGACGACCGGCTGCTCCACCGCTCCTGCACCCTGGTTCCCCAGGGGGCCGACCCGGAACAGGCCGACCGGGTATTTCTGGACCGGCAGCGGGTATCCCGGATCCTCTACCGGCACAGATTCTTTGATTACCCGGTGTCCCTGAACCGGACCACCATCCGGAACCTGGGCCTGGGCACCATGGCGGAAATCGGCTGTTCCTACCTGGCTTCCTGCCTCCACAAACGACCGGAACACACCCTGGAAGACTTTATGGTGAACCGGTTCGGAGAAAAACTCTACCAGACCTTCTTTGCCGGCTATACGGAAAAAGTCTGGGGCCGCTCTCCCAAAAACCTTTCCGCCGACTGGGGCAGCCAGCGGATCAAAGGCATCTCCATCGGCGCCGTGCTGAAGGACCTTTTCCAGCGGACTTTCCACATCCAGCCCAAATCCGTCCAGACCTCCCTCATTGAACGGTTCGCCTATCCCAAACTGGGCCCCGGCCAGTTCTATGAAACCCTCCGGGACGAAGTGATCCGGCTGGGCGGAGAGATCCGCATGGGAGCCACGGTCACCGGATTCACCAGCGGCCCGGGAAAGACCCTGTCCGCCGTCCAGTACCGGGATCAGCAGGGGAACCTGCACCAGGTGCCCGGGGATATTGTCCTCTCCACCATGCCGGTAAAAGACCTGGCTGCGGGGCTGCCCCAGGACTGGCTTTCCCCCAAAGCCCGGGAAACCGCTGCCACCCTCCCCTATCGGGACTTTATGACGGCCGGGCTCCTGGTGGACCGGCTGGAACTGAAAAATGAAACGGACCATCCCACCCTGAACCATATTGTCCCGGACTGCTGGATCTATGTCCAGGAACCGGAGGTAAAACTGGGGCGGCTGCAGATTTTCAACAACTGGTCCCCTTATCTGGTCCGGGATCCCCTCCACACCCTGTGGATCGGCCTGGAATACTTCTGCCAGGAAGGGGATGCCCTCTGGTCCATGACCGATGAGGATTTTCTGGCTTTTGCGGCCAAGGAACTGGAAACCATCCAGGTGATCCGGCCCGGCGCCGTGCAGGAAGGCCATGTGGTGCGGATGAAAAAAGCCTACCCGGCTTATTATGGCAGCTACCGGGATTTTCCCCGGCTCCGGCAGGAACTGGACACCATCCCCAATCTCTACTGCATGGGCCGGAACGGCCAGCACCGGTACAACAACATGGACCATTCCATGCTCTCCGCCCTCACTGCCGTGGATCTGATCCGCCAGGGCGAAACCAATAAAACTGCTCTGTGGCAGGTGAATACGGAACAGGAGTACCAGGAAACGGAAACACAGGGAGGGCAGAACCATGAAAAATAA
- the dapA gene encoding 4-hydroxy-tetrahydrodipicolinate synthase produces MNKKPYFGRLITAMVTFFHEDGSLNADGTAEFAAWLLDHGSDSILVSGTTGEAPTMTYAEKEELFTKVIARTKGKGQVIVGTGSNNTADVLEMNKLAEKVGADGVLVVGPYYNKPSQEGFYRHYKTIADNTSLPIIIYNVPGRTGSNILPATIARLAHECKNIVAIKEAAGNVSQVEDLYRLVPEDFSIYSGDDALILPFMSVGAVGLISVLSNVNGEMIQELMQSYERGEVQKARDLNRTMVLQSRSMFLVSNPIPVKEAVAKMTPFNPGPYRLPLCPMTDEEREKVTRAWKESGLLK; encoded by the coding sequence ATGAACAAGAAACCCTATTTCGGACGACTGATTACAGCCATGGTGACCTTCTTCCATGAAGACGGTTCCCTGAATGCGGACGGGACGGCGGAATTCGCCGCCTGGCTGCTGGACCACGGCTCTGATTCCATCCTGGTCAGCGGCACCACAGGTGAAGCCCCCACCATGACCTATGCAGAAAAGGAAGAACTGTTCACCAAAGTCATTGCCAGGACCAAGGGCAAGGGCCAGGTGATCGTGGGTACCGGCTCCAACAATACGGCCGATGTACTGGAAATGAACAAACTGGCGGAAAAAGTGGGCGCCGACGGCGTCCTGGTGGTGGGTCCCTACTACAACAAGCCCTCCCAGGAAGGCTTCTACCGCCATTACAAGACCATTGCGGACAACACCAGCCTGCCCATCATCATCTACAACGTACCCGGACGGACCGGCAGCAACATCCTGCCCGCCACCATTGCCCGGCTGGCCCACGAATGCAAGAACATCGTGGCCATCAAGGAAGCCGCCGGCAATGTGAGCCAGGTGGAAGATCTGTACCGCCTGGTACCGGAAGATTTCTCCATTTACAGCGGGGATGACGCCCTGATCCTGCCCTTCATGAGTGTGGGCGCCGTGGGCCTGATTTCCGTCCTGAGCAATGTGAACGGGGAAATGATCCAGGAACTGATGCAGAGCTATGAACGGGGCGAAGTCCAGAAAGCCCGGGACCTGAACAGAACCATGGTACTCCAGTCCCGGAGCATGTTCCTGGTGAGCAACCCCATCCCGGTGAAAGAAGCTGTGGCCAAAATGACCCCCTTCAACCCGGGGCCCTACCGTCTGCCTCTGTGTCCCATGACCGACGAAGAAAGAGAAAAGGTCACCCGGGCCTGGAAAGAAAGCGGGCTGCTGAAGTAA